Proteins encoded within one genomic window of Etheostoma cragini isolate CJK2018 chromosome 21, CSU_Ecrag_1.0, whole genome shotgun sequence:
- the ddit4 gene encoding DNA damage-inducible transcript 4 protein, with the protein MPSLSAPTDVGSSPPSPVDSSPRRLSWGKLVQRLADFSTSANSSSIESVSNNGSRSDLSDSGSDIYSDLPPCNEDLFYDPMEETILKEVVDLIAGSLREAKDSDCALRCAKLLIPEKLLEHIGQELLHLAASEPCGLRGALIDLCVEQGAICESMAQLSVDPYLVPTFQLTLVLRLESGGLWPKIQGLFSTKSSSTPVVRQAIKLSTGFRVIRKKLYCSEELLIEEC; encoded by the exons ATGCCTTCTCTCTCCGCACCCACTGATGTCGGCAGCTCACCCCCTTCTCCAGTGGACAGCAGTCCCAGGAGGCTGTCCTGGGGTAAACTGGTGCAAAGATTAGCTGATTTCAGCACATCTGCCAACAGCAGCAGTATTGAGTCAGTGTCCAACAACGGCAGCAGGAGTGATCTCTCAGACTCAG GGTCAGATATCTACAGTGACCTACCTCCCTGTAATGAAGACCTGTTTTATGACCCAATGGAGGAGACCATCTTGAAAGAAGTAGTGGACCTTATTGCAGGAAGCCTGAGAGAAGCCAAAGACTCAGACTGCGCCTTGAGATGTGCCAAACTGCTCATCCCTGAGAAACTTCTGGAGCACATCGGACAGGAGCTCCTTCACCTGGCAGCTAGTGAGCCCTGCGGCTTAAGAGGGGCTCTCATTGACCTTTGTGTGGAGCAAGGGGCCATCTGCGAGAGCATGGCACAGCTATCTGTGGACCCCTACCTTGTCCCCACCTTTCAGCTAACTCTGGTTTTGAGGCTAGAGTCTGGCGGCCTGTGGCCTAAGATCCAAGGACTTTTTAGCACAAAGTCTTCTTCCACTCCAGTCGTGAGACAAGCTATTAAACTTAGCACTGGTTTCCGAGTGATCAGAAAGAAACTGTATTGTTCTGAAGAACTGCTCATTGAGGAATGTTGA